The proteins below are encoded in one region of Prevotella melaninogenica ATCC 25845:
- the gldN gene encoding gliding motility protein GldN, with translation MKKIFLIVCTACLALFVSAQPAARRNQQQRQSPANTITTRAQISFPTTAPMEEDVVWRRDIYRELKLTEDANAGLYYPTEPVGSQMNLFTYIFKLMMNGPNRGGIAAYNYRMDGNEIFTDSARVKPLQFLDNYHIFYERTDHGIRLDNSDIPSGEVKGYYLKESAYYDQGTATFHRKVVALCPIMYREDDFGDGEVKYPLFWVRYDDLAPFLAKQTIMTSNLNNAATMSVDDYFTMNLYKGKIYKTTNMLGKTLAQYCPNDSAMAAEQKKIERELVAFEKTIYGDPARRDSLDSISAAKEAEKAPRKLGRSRRTSPSTSGVSRSRRSSSSGSAGVSPARVTVRRERH, from the coding sequence ATGAAAAAGATATTTCTCATAGTCTGCACAGCCTGCTTGGCACTCTTTGTAAGTGCGCAGCCTGCTGCACGTCGTAATCAACAACAGCGTCAGTCGCCTGCTAATACGATTACAACACGTGCGCAGATATCCTTCCCTACAACTGCTCCTATGGAGGAAGATGTTGTTTGGCGACGTGATATCTATCGTGAACTCAAACTTACCGAGGATGCTAATGCTGGATTATATTATCCTACAGAGCCTGTGGGTTCGCAGATGAATCTCTTTACTTACATCTTCAAGTTGATGATGAATGGTCCTAATCGTGGGGGTATTGCAGCCTATAACTATCGTATGGACGGCAATGAGATATTTACGGATTCTGCTCGAGTTAAGCCTTTGCAGTTCCTTGATAACTATCATATTTTCTACGAACGCACCGATCATGGTATTCGCCTTGACAATAGTGATATCCCTTCGGGTGAGGTGAAAGGCTACTATCTAAAGGAGAGTGCCTATTATGATCAAGGAACAGCCACCTTTCATCGTAAGGTCGTAGCTCTTTGCCCGATTATGTATCGTGAAGATGATTTCGGAGATGGTGAAGTGAAATACCCGCTCTTCTGGGTGCGTTATGATGACTTAGCCCCATTCCTTGCTAAGCAAACTATCATGACCAGTAATCTGAATAATGCTGCAACAATGAGTGTTGACGATTATTTCACGATGAATCTCTATAAGGGAAAGATTTATAAGACAACCAATATGTTAGGTAAGACGCTCGCACAATACTGTCCTAATGATTCTGCAATGGCTGCAGAACAAAAGAAGATAGAACGTGAGTTGGTTGCATTCGAGAAGACAATCTATGGCGATCCAGCTCGTCGAGATAGCCTTGATAGTATCTCTGCGGCTAAGGAAGCTGAGAAAGCCCCAAGAAAGCTTGGACGTTCTCGTCGCACAAGTCCATCGACAAGTGGTGTTAGTCGCTCTCGTCGTTCATCTTCAAGTGGAAGTGCAGGAGTCTCTCCTGCGCGTGTAACAGTTCGCCGCGAGCGTCATTAA
- a CDS encoding porin family protein, with protein sequence MKKIISLGFLALSFLISVPAHADEPLKFGVKAGLNVSDFYFDSDVFNKSNQTGWFIGPTVKFTLPVVGLGMDASVLYDYRAAKLDYATMTQTVKQQQIAIPVNARYSIGLGSVASVFFFGGPQIAFNIGEKEYQWNMRSTYALKNSNFSVNLGFGVTAFKHLQVSANYNIACGKTGNATWKTATDAATSVFNKKGSRNSSWQLGLAYFF encoded by the coding sequence ATGAAGAAAATTATTTCATTGGGTTTCTTAGCCCTATCATTTCTTATTTCTGTTCCTGCCCATGCTGATGAACCATTAAAGTTTGGTGTAAAGGCAGGACTGAATGTGAGTGATTTCTACTTTGATAGTGATGTTTTTAATAAATCTAATCAGACAGGTTGGTTCATTGGTCCTACTGTGAAGTTCACCTTACCAGTAGTAGGTTTAGGTATGGATGCTTCTGTTCTCTATGACTATCGAGCAGCCAAACTTGATTATGCTACTATGACGCAGACCGTAAAACAACAGCAGATAGCGATTCCTGTGAATGCTCGCTATTCTATTGGATTAGGTAGTGTGGCAAGTGTTTTCTTCTTTGGCGGTCCTCAGATTGCATTTAATATTGGTGAAAAGGAGTATCAGTGGAACATGAGAAGTACTTATGCTTTGAAGAATAGTAACTTCAGTGTCAACCTTGGTTTCGGTGTAACGGCATTTAAACATTTGCAAGTTAGTGCTAACTATAATATTGCTTGTGGTAAAACTGGCAATGCTACGTGGAAAACAGCAACTGATGCAGCGACGTCTGTCTTTAATAAGAAGGGTAGTCGTAATAGCTCTTGGCAGTTGGGTTTGGCTTATTTCTTCTAA
- the priA gene encoding primosomal protein N': protein MTYANIILPLPLEGYFTYGVPDALASRVTAGVRVSVPLGKSKIYVGIVAEYPVNIPNPSENDVVGGKKITYKNIIDVLDNTPVLLPQQLKLWHWISDYYMSPIGDVYKAALPSGLKEEYGYRPRTELYIRLADNLHHERTLSLMIDSMKRAVKQVEVLMAYLQLAGVDEMAEITPETVLREVTREELMNVTHASVGIIRALQDRKILVTYEKEVGRLNSGKPSHPENIKPLNEAQIEAYNQILLQMMSHRVTLLHGVTSSGKTEIYIHLIQKALNEHKQVLYLLPEIALTVQITERLKAVFGDRLGIYHSKYSDAERVEIWHKQLSDSPYDVILGARSAIFLPFHRLGLVIIDEEHEQSFKQQDPAPRYHARSAAIVLAQMYPNAKTLLGTATPSMESYYNAKQGKYGLVELTRRYKDIQLPEIEIVDIKDLYRRKMMTGPFSPRLLSAVREALGRGEQAILFQNRRGFAPMVECRQCGWVPKCPDCDVSLTYHKNMNYLSCHYCGYTMKVPDVCPCCESEDIRGRGYGTEKIEDEIRYIFPEARIARMDLDTTRTRNAYERLINDFSIGKSNLLIGTQMISKGLDFDKVSVVGILNADSMLNYPDFRAYEQAFMMMSQVSGRAGRKGRQGLVILQTKSPDLPVIQQVVRNDYQSFYSDLLTERLEFHYPPFYRLVYVYLKHRDENTVNSAGLELGSRLREIFSDRVLGPDKPAVARVKTLNIRKIMLKLENGIDYSRVRQYLRGALDAMLKDKRYGALQVYYDVDPL from the coding sequence ATGACTTACGCTAATATTATTCTCCCCCTTCCTCTTGAAGGCTATTTTACGTATGGTGTACCCGATGCATTGGCATCTCGGGTGACAGCTGGTGTACGAGTGTCTGTGCCTTTGGGAAAGAGTAAGATCTATGTGGGCATTGTTGCGGAATATCCTGTAAATATACCGAATCCATCGGAGAATGATGTTGTAGGCGGAAAGAAGATTACCTATAAGAATATCATAGATGTACTGGATAACACTCCTGTACTCTTACCACAGCAGCTAAAGCTGTGGCATTGGATATCCGATTACTATATGTCGCCAATTGGGGATGTCTATAAGGCTGCATTGCCATCGGGACTGAAAGAGGAATACGGTTATCGACCACGAACAGAACTTTATATCCGATTAGCTGACAACTTACACCATGAAAGGACGCTCTCACTTATGATTGACTCTATGAAGCGTGCAGTGAAACAAGTGGAAGTCCTTATGGCTTATTTGCAATTGGCTGGTGTCGATGAAATGGCAGAAATTACACCAGAGACAGTACTGCGAGAGGTGACCAGAGAGGAGTTGATGAACGTTACTCATGCTTCTGTTGGTATTATTCGTGCTTTACAGGATAGGAAAATATTGGTTACCTATGAGAAGGAGGTCGGTAGATTGAACAGTGGAAAGCCATCACATCCAGAGAATATAAAACCTCTAAACGAGGCACAGATTGAGGCTTATAATCAGATTCTTTTGCAAATGATGTCTCATCGTGTGACACTACTACATGGAGTGACCTCTTCTGGAAAGACGGAAATATACATCCATCTCATTCAGAAAGCCCTCAATGAGCATAAACAGGTGTTATACCTCTTGCCTGAGATTGCACTAACGGTTCAGATTACAGAACGTCTGAAGGCCGTTTTTGGTGATCGATTGGGAATTTATCATAGTAAGTATAGCGATGCGGAGCGTGTGGAAATATGGCATAAGCAGTTGTCTGATTCACCTTATGATGTAATTTTAGGTGCAAGAAGTGCTATTTTTCTCCCATTTCATCGATTAGGTCTTGTCATTATAGATGAAGAACATGAGCAGAGTTTTAAGCAACAAGACCCTGCTCCTCGTTATCATGCTCGCTCGGCAGCGATAGTGTTGGCACAGATGTATCCTAATGCAAAGACGCTTTTGGGAACAGCTACACCCTCGATGGAAAGCTATTACAATGCGAAACAAGGTAAGTATGGACTTGTTGAGTTGACACGCCGTTATAAAGATATCCAACTTCCCGAAATAGAGATTGTTGATATAAAGGATCTTTATCGTCGAAAGATGATGACAGGTCCCTTCTCTCCGCGTCTTCTCTCTGCTGTTCGTGAGGCTTTGGGGCGTGGCGAACAAGCTATTCTTTTTCAGAATCGACGTGGTTTTGCACCGATGGTGGAGTGTAGACAGTGCGGGTGGGTTCCAAAGTGTCCAGACTGTGATGTTTCGTTGACGTATCATAAGAACATGAACTACCTCTCTTGCCACTATTGTGGTTATACGATGAAGGTGCCAGATGTTTGCCCTTGTTGTGAAAGTGAGGATATCCGTGGTCGTGGGTATGGTACGGAGAAGATCGAAGATGAAATCCGTTATATCTTCCCAGAGGCTCGTATTGCGCGAATGGACCTTGATACAACTCGCACACGTAATGCTTATGAGCGTTTGATTAATGACTTCTCTATAGGGAAGAGTAATCTTCTGATAGGTACGCAGATGATTTCAAAGGGTCTTGATTTTGATAAGGTTTCGGTCGTGGGAATCCTCAATGCAGACTCAATGTTGAATTATCCTGACTTCCGTGCATACGAGCAAGCGTTTATGATGATGAGTCAAGTGAGTGGACGAGCAGGAAGAAAAGGCAGGCAGGGGTTGGTAATTCTTCAGACAAAGAGTCCAGATTTGCCTGTTATTCAGCAAGTGGTGCGTAATGATTATCAGTCGTTTTATTCCGACTTACTTACCGAGAGGCTGGAATTTCATTATCCTCCATTCTATCGACTTGTCTATGTCTATTTGAAGCATAGGGATGAAAACACGGTAAATTCAGCAGGTTTAGAATTAGGAAGTAGGCTCCGTGAAATCTTCAGTGACCGTGTGTTAGGTCCTGACAAACCTGCTGTAGCTCGAGTGAAGACCTTAAACATTAGAAAGATTATGCTAAAGTTGGAGAATGGTATTGACTATTCTCGTGTTCGCCAGTATCTTCGTGGGGCCTTAGATGCCATGTTGAAGGACAAGAGATATGGTGCTCTTCAAGTGTATTACGACGTTGATCCGCTATAG